The genomic interval GGAAAGCTTCTCGACCACCTTGTCCGCAATTTCTTCAGCCAGAGTATCTGATAGCTCTTCAGCTTCCACCGCTTCGACAATCTCCGTCCGAGGTGCAGCTTGGGCAGCCTCTTTGGTAGACGAGCCAACATCCTTCATCCCGTCTGAACCATCGCGTTGTAGATTAGGTACGATGTGACCCGGGACGCGCATTCGAGGCGACGGGTAAACGCCTGATGGCGGCTCCCAAAGTCTACCTCCCGGCAGTTCCCCTGGCTCTTCATCGCCCAAAAAGGCGGTGCGGCCGGCAACGTCTTCCTGGCCCCCCATCGGCTCGTCCGAGACTGCCTCCCCACCATCGTGCTTGATAGGTCCATCCAATGAGACGTCCAGATCGGCAAAATCATCCAAAGTATAGCGAAAATCGTGGTTAACGTATTTGACAAAACAGTTGGCCAACTGACCGGGCACCCTGCCGTTGAATGTCCCGGGGAGTCTCATCACCGAGTCAATTTTCACCGTAGTTTGACAGAGGAAATAATTGTTCACTCGGGCGAGAAGCCGTTCGGCCGTCTCTATGCTGGTCAGGGGCATCACCTCTTTGAGAAGCCAGTAAAGATGAACTCCCCAGCCTGATTCGACGATGATGGACGGGGGCAGCGGAAATGATCTAATTGCCTTTGCCGCTTGAGATTTGTTCGAAAAGTAAGTATTTGCCCCTGAGTACCCTGAAGAGTTGAAATCGAGTCCTGCCCAAACTGCGGTAATGTACGAAATCTGCGCCCTTTCCGCCTTCATGGTTTCGTGCGGGCAAACACCGAAGAACACGTTCTGATCTTCGTCATAAGGCTCTTTAGCCAGGATCTCAAGATTGGGAAAATAGCGGGTGCTCACGCGGGCGTCCAAACGTCTGATGGCCCTCACCATGATAAACCCTTCCCTCTTGAGGAAATAATCGCCGAAGAGAGCTTCCAGAAAATCTTTTCTGGAGAATTTCCTGGCCATGTGGGGAATCCTGTAAGATGAAAGTGAGGATTAACGCGGGGGATATTGTATTTATGATGTCTTCAACTGTCAACGATTACCTACGGATAGGGTCAAGTTTTCCCCGCGGCGCAGTGTATGTGAGAGATTGCACCCGGATGAGGCCGCGACCCAAGATCGAACGGCACGATTGCCGGCTTTTGTGCTATCATCGGGTGAGCGCAATGCCTTGCCGGCACAAGACCAATTGTTGCTTGCCCTCCCATCCCCGCTAGGATGGTCGGAACATGGATGATTCGACATGAAAGCACTTGTATTTGACGGCGCAATCGCCGTTAGAGACGTTCCCGTGCCGGAACCCGTGGCCGGAGAAGCACTCGTAAAGGTTCGAATGGCGGGAATCTGCAATACCGATGTGGAAATTACCCGAGGCTATATGAACTATCAAGGGGTCTTAGGACATGAATTTGTCGGGATGGTGGAAAAATCGTCCGACCCGAAATTGCTCGGGTCACGCGTTGTCGGAGAGATCAATGTGGGATGCGGCGAATGCTCTTTTTGTAGAAAGGGTCTTGAACGCCATTGCCGTCACAGAACCGTAATGGGGATCCTCGGCCGTGACGGTTCAATGGCCGAATATGTAGCGCTGCCGGTCTCCAATCTCGTCGCGGTTCCCGAGGCCCTGGAGGATGAGAAAGCCGTCTTCACGGAACCGCTGGCCGCGGCCCTGGAAATCCTTGAACAGATAAGAATCGAGCCCTCGCACAGCATCCTGGTGATCGGTGACGGCAAGCTGGGCTTGCTGGTCAGCATGGCGTTGAGGCTGACAGGGTGCGATCTGACCCTGGTGGGAAAACATGCCGGAAAGCTGGGCGTATTCGCTGACCAGGGCGGTTCAATAGCACTTCTCGACACATTTTCTTCGTCGAAAGATCGGTTCGACGTGGTTGTCGAAGCCTCGGGCCATCCATCCGGCTGGGACCTGGCGGTCAAACGAGTTAAGCCAAGGGGCACCCTAGTACTGAAGAGCACTTACCACGGAGACCTGAACTTTAATCCGGCTCCGCTGGTCATTGACGAGATTACTGTGATCGGCTCCAGGTGTGGAAGATTTGGCCCGGCTCTGAGGGTCATGGAACGAGGCTTCATAGACCCTTCCCCTCTGATTTCAGCAATCTTCCCCTTGGAGCAGGCCGAGGAGGCCTTCGGAAAATCACAGGATCGCGATGCGCTAAAGGTATTGTTAAGGATACCTTGACCCAATAGTTGCCCTTTTATAGCCATTGCCAAAAGTAATGGCCTATTTACGACCCGTCACCCCGGCGAACGCCGGATCGGAGTCCGGGGCAGGCCCCGGGGTCCAGTCCCGCGCGGAACGCGGGATTGATAGGACTGGATTCCGGCCCCCGTCGGAATGACGGTATAAGGCAACGTCGAATCGGCCAAACTCTTGGCAACTGGTGTAAGCTTCCATTTCCAGAATAAGAAACAAGCACTATCGGTAGCCGTCACAATTACTGAAAACTGGGCAAAATTTGCTACGCCACCTTTTAGAA from Desulfomonile tiedjei carries:
- a CDS encoding alcohol dehydrogenase catalytic domain-containing protein, yielding MKALVFDGAIAVRDVPVPEPVAGEALVKVRMAGICNTDVEITRGYMNYQGVLGHEFVGMVEKSSDPKLLGSRVVGEINVGCGECSFCRKGLERHCRHRTVMGILGRDGSMAEYVALPVSNLVAVPEALEDEKAVFTEPLAAALEILEQIRIEPSHSILVIGDGKLGLLVSMALRLTGCDLTLVGKHAGKLGVFADQGGSIALLDTFSSSKDRFDVVVEASGHPSGWDLAVKRVKPRGTLVLKSTYHGDLNFNPAPLVIDEITVIGSRCGRFGPALRVMERGFIDPSPLISAIFPLEQAEEAFGKSQDRDALKVLLRIP